A segment of the Carya illinoinensis cultivar Pawnee chromosome 1, C.illinoinensisPawnee_v1, whole genome shotgun sequence genome:
GGTTCCTACACATTTTCTGTGTCATTGACATAGGAAAGATCTGGAAATTCACCTATGAATTCTTATATGGTGGGTTTAGAGTTGGAGAATTTTTACTTCTAGGATTGGTTGAAGGTCTATCTGATGGCTATGGTTTTGTAAAACTTGGGGGTTTCAGGGTTTGAAACATGTAACTTGGTGTATCTCATTAGATTAATAACTCATAATTGTTTTTGCTCTATGCAGCGGTTTCTATGGTATCTACGATGTTGAACATTTTATCCAGACATTGAGGTTTGATGTGCAGATTGTTGAACGCATACCAGAAATTcgcaaaaatggaaaaattaaaaagattaaagcTTTTCAGGTGCAATGTTAGCATTTTCTTCACATTCATGAGCATAAATCTTCAATAATACTTGAAATGTtaactttctctttctttctcttgacTTCACTCAGTTACGTCCTCCTAGAGATGCTCCTATCAATTGGTATACTACAGTTGCTCTGGAGAAGATGAAGGAACATGGTGCTATTTATCTCACTCCCTTTTCGCACCGATTAGCTGAAGAAATTGACAATTCTGAGTATCAAAGATTGAGGTGTAGAGTTAACTATCATGCTCTAAGATTCAAGCCACATATTATGAAGTTAAGTCAATCGATAGTTGATAAGCTCCGCTCACAAGGTCACTTCATGTCCATACATCTTCGTTTTGAGATGGATATGCTGGCATTTGCTGGGTATGGTATATAACTTTCTTACAATGTTTGCATACACTTTCAGTTGGCTGAGCCTGTGCTAAGGGATTAGAGATCAGATAATAATTgcttgaaatatttgcttatttTATATGGCTTATAAGAGAATGGTGTTTGCAGTTAGGGGTGAGATTTGGCCGGTCTAGACCGGACCGGCCATTTTTGGACCGAATTCATCTAGTCCAGGGGTTTttcaccctggaccggaccgaactgaatgaaaattaaaagatatatattttattatttatataaataattgtatataattaattattaatatatcacaatgttatataagtattatattctttaatgtataactataatatatagtactagtatatattaatatattaatatattataagagttatagtataaattatagtatatataaatttataatagtattagtatagttaacttaatatgttagtattaaatcactataactagatagaatattattcaatattgtattaccaatttatcactaacatatagtatattagcaatactactaatatagttattagttatagtattggtactaagtctataactatatatatttagatcaatgtattattgtactctttaatgtataactataatatatagtactaatatatattaataattgtacaatttattatgtaattttcatttaataagtcaattttaatttaatattttaaataagtttgtTTTATTAATCGATTAAAAAAAGGGTTAGACCGAatggaccggtccggtccagtcccTAGGGATgttcggtccggtctggtcTAAGGAAAATGATTTCGGTCCATCACCCGAACTGGACCGAGCTCACCCCTATTTGCAGTAGGGGGAGAAGACCCACTAATTGGTACATCTATCTCAAAACCATTAGGAGCTGTACAagcatttctcatttatttaaaGGGCTATATCAAGCATCTGATCACTCTATTGTAGTGTTCCACTGCTTGGCTCAACTTAGCTTTGGgctgtttattaataaaaatttcctTAGCTCAAGACTACCCTCAAGTTTGTTTGAATAAATGAGCCAAATGGCAGATGCCCTGGTTTTGGAGGGCTTAGGGTTTCTTAGTGGGAGTTGGCGTATAAATAGTCTGGAGATGTCATTCATAATAGCATTGTCATGAACACTTTGGTTATAAGTACACTGATGGGTGTGTAGGTGTGTTAAAACATTAATGGTACGATGCATCTGTAAATACATGTGTGTTTCCTCACATGCTTAAGTGTGGTAAGGATTCCTCTGATGTGAGTTTCAAGTCAAGGGTAAATGGAGGACCTCAATTCTGGAAGTTAGCAACGTCTCAAAAAATGTGGGATGTTGCATCTGTTCTATTCATTTCAATCTTGGCTTGGcaaaatttagaaaagaaaaaaggaaaatgtgggACACAACTTATGCCCTGAAGTATACCTTGCACATCAATTTTAATAtcatacagaaaaaaaaaaaaaaaaatgatttcaacTCTCCAGTTAATGCTTAACAGTTAGGGCTCTTCTATTTCTCATTTCTATAtgaattttgcaattttttccCTAATGGTTATTTATAGCTGTTATACATTTAAACCATTCTCTtgcttgttatttttttcttttaatatttggATTGGGTGATGTTAAACTTGTTAGCAATAGCACACAAATCCCAAGACACTCACGGCTGGTCCTTCTTCATCGTTTTCCAATGCGTGTAACTTCCACAATTTGAGGTTTGGGTTTTAATTAAGTACTTTTCCAGACCTATTAAGTGCCAGAATTTGGAGAAAATGAAATTGCTGATTGTTTAACTGGAGCCttctagaatttttttaatttcccaatgtgccaatgttttttttttatgagtagaaGCTTTAAAACTACCATGTtttcatatagatttttttttttttctgttataTATATGGGATGTGGCTGGTAAGCTCTTGGTGAGCCCCCTTTACACCATAGTTGATGGTTGGTTCTCTTGTTGATCTACTGGTTGACGAgatgaaattatattttagaaatatttgcatgAGAATACCGTTAACCTCAAGCATTTGGTGTAATGACGTATAGGTGCTTAGATATATTTACGCCTCACGAGCAAGCAATTTTGAAGAAGTACCGAAAGGAAAACTTTGCACCAAAAGTGCTCAATTATGACGAAAGGAGGGCCATCGGAAAATGTCCATTAACTCCAGAAGAGGTGATCTTCTTGCTTTTCATTGTCCTTCAATCTATTGTTGGaaagataattttttcttaCACAGCCAGTCCAAAGCTTGTCAAGGCTAAGAAGACTAACAGACCATGATGGCAttggaaatatattttttcttacacATCTAGTCCCAAGCTTGTCATGGCGTAGAAGACTAATAGACTATGACGGCATTGTGGGGTGTAGTGATATTTTTCtgattattttttctattaggCCATATactgtccatatatatatatatatatatattgataggtTATAGACTGtccatattttaatattatgatgTCTCTTCTCTCTGCAGGTTGGTCTGATTCTACGTGCAATGGGGTTTGATAATTCTACCAGAATATTCCTGGCTGCTGGTGAGCTCTTTGGTGGGAATAGATTCATGAAACCACTTCGGACACTTTTCCCTCACCTTGAGAACCACAGTTCTGTGGAACGTATAGATGAGCTAGTTGAGAACACCAGGGGACTGGCAGGGTCGGCTGTTGATTACATGGTTTGTCTCCTGTCTGACATTTTTATGCCAACATATGATGGCCCAAGCAACTTTGCAAACAATCTCCTCGGACACCGTCTTTACTATGGCTTCCGCACTACAATCAGACCTGACAGGAAAGGTCTTGCCCCTATCTTCATTGATCGGGAGAATGGGCAAAAGGCAGGTTTTGACGAAGCTGTTAGGCGAGTCATGCTCAAAACGAACTTTGGTGGACCCCGCAAGCGGATGTCACCAGAGTCTTTCTATACAAATTCTTGGCCTGAATGTTTCTGTCAATCTTCACCACAGAATCCTGCTGACAAATGTCCCCCAGATGATGTTGTGCAAATTCTAAGCAGCCATTTGGAGAGTGAAGCAACTGATGGCTTCCAGTCATTGACCTCATTAAATTCGACAATATCTGGGGCGGAAAGATAAGCAAATATTTTACCCAAACTTCTAGCTGGTGGTTAGCCTAACTCGGTAATGAATCCCCCCCATGCATCATATTGAAAAGCAGGGGATTTTCTCAGCCATATTATGCGGTAATTTTATATCTGAAAAATGTCTTTTCCTAGTACCGGAGTGATTCTGCTAACGTTCTTGAATGCTAAACTTGCAGATTTGCGAAcatgtttcatattttttattgatataataggaCATCCAGATGATACAAGAAAGGTTTAGAGGAAGTGAAAAAGAATGTTGTAGAGCTcttaggaaggaaaaaaaaaaaaaatggacgtCGGtgcgaatattatatcataaaaAGTGTGCCGTACAGATTTCTATTGGAAAGAAGATTTATGCCGTATTTCATTTCGTCCATTGGGGTTCTCAAGATAGAGATACATTATCCTTCTttggaaattaaagaaaaaaaaa
Coding sequences within it:
- the LOC122316023 gene encoding O-fucosyltransferase 1, encoding MRRQGHHRPHAKQGRVKGMVGKLSIAVLVLLICTVSLMFSSSSSGTSRSGYRSEIKVEELWRRADAGGWRPSSAPRSDWPPPPAPSESNGFLRVRCNGGLNQQRTAICNAVLAARIMNATLVLPELDANSFWHDESGFYGIYDVEHFIQTLRFDVQIVERIPEIRKNGKIKKIKAFQLRPPRDAPINWYTTVALEKMKEHGAIYLTPFSHRLAEEIDNSEYQRLRCRVNYHALRFKPHIMKLSQSIVDKLRSQGHFMSIHLRFEMDMLAFAGCLDIFTPHEQAILKKYRKENFAPKVLNYDERRAIGKCPLTPEEVGLILRAMGFDNSTRIFLAAGELFGGNRFMKPLRTLFPHLENHSSVERIDELVENTRGLAGSAVDYMVCLLSDIFMPTYDGPSNFANNLLGHRLYYGFRTTIRPDRKGLAPIFIDRENGQKAGFDEAVRRVMLKTNFGGPRKRMSPESFYTNSWPECFCQSSPQNPADKCPPDDVVQILSSHLESEATDGFQSLTSLNSTISGAER